One window of Streptococcus suis genomic DNA carries:
- the malQ gene encoding 4-alpha-glucanotransferase, with the protein MANRTSGILMHITSLPGKFGIGTFGKPAYDFVDFLVETKQTYWQLLPLTTTSYGDSPYQSFSAIAGNTHLIDFDLLAEEDLLANFDYQDVNFGDNPEKVDYALIYEARRPILERAVQNFLSDDKRKAAFQEFEKANSSWLNDYAEFMAIKEHFGNKALQEWDDKKVVARNEEALAKYRLELADQIDYFKVTQYFFFSQWKQLKDYANKNHIKIIGDMPIYVSADSVEVWTKPQLFKLDSERKPLYVAGVPADNFSADGQLWGNPLYDWEQHEKTGYNWWIYRIHESFKIYDVLRIDHFKGFSDYWQVAGDAKVAKVGTWEPGPGYNLFKAVKEALGDLPIIAEDLGNIDAKARKLLADCGYPGMKILEFGFFDVTGQSIDIPHRCVPNSIAYTGTHDNEVVNGWYNNLEPEQQEFVDAYTNRKPIEPVTQAMLRTLFATVSDTAIATMQDVLDLGEDSRMNMPSTVGGNWEWRMKAEDLTQDRIDFLVKMTTLYQRGNKNHE; encoded by the coding sequence ATGGCGAATCGTACCAGTGGAATTTTAATGCATATCACCTCACTTCCAGGTAAGTTTGGTATCGGTACTTTTGGAAAGCCTGCCTATGATTTTGTTGATTTCTTGGTTGAAACCAAGCAGACCTACTGGCAGCTTCTTCCTCTCACAACGACCAGTTATGGAGATTCTCCCTACCAATCATTTTCAGCTATCGCTGGAAATACCCATTTAATTGATTTTGATTTGTTGGCGGAAGAGGATTTACTAGCTAATTTTGATTACCAAGACGTGAATTTTGGGGACAATCCAGAAAAAGTGGATTATGCCTTGATTTATGAAGCACGTCGACCAATCTTGGAAAGAGCAGTTCAAAACTTCTTGAGTGATGACAAGCGTAAGGCCGCCTTTCAAGAGTTTGAAAAAGCTAATTCATCATGGCTAAATGACTATGCAGAGTTCATGGCAATTAAAGAACATTTTGGCAACAAGGCCCTACAAGAATGGGATGACAAGAAAGTTGTTGCCAGAAACGAAGAAGCCTTGGCCAAGTATCGTTTAGAGTTAGCAGATCAAATCGACTACTTCAAAGTCACTCAATACTTCTTCTTTAGCCAGTGGAAGCAGTTGAAGGACTACGCCAACAAAAACCACATCAAGATTATTGGAGATATGCCCATTTACGTATCGGCAGATAGTGTGGAAGTTTGGACCAAGCCACAGCTCTTCAAGCTTGATAGCGAACGCAAGCCACTTTATGTGGCAGGCGTACCAGCGGATAATTTCTCTGCGGACGGTCAGCTCTGGGGTAACCCACTTTATGATTGGGAGCAACATGAAAAGACTGGCTACAACTGGTGGATTTACCGTATTCACGAGAGCTTCAAGATCTACGATGTCTTGAGAATTGACCACTTCAAAGGCTTTTCTGACTACTGGCAGGTAGCTGGAGATGCTAAAGTTGCCAAGGTTGGCACATGGGAGCCAGGACCAGGCTACAATCTTTTCAAGGCAGTTAAAGAAGCCCTAGGGGACCTGCCGATTATTGCAGAGGACCTTGGAAATATCGATGCTAAGGCACGTAAACTTCTGGCAGATTGCGGCTACCCAGGTATGAAAATCCTAGAATTTGGCTTCTTCGATGTGACTGGACAGAGCATCGACATCCCACACCGTTGTGTGCCAAACTCAATCGCCTATACAGGTACCCATGATAATGAGGTGGTTAATGGCTGGTATAACAATCTAGAGCCTGAACAACAGGAATTTGTAGATGCCTATACCAACAGAAAACCGATTGAGCCAGTTACTCAAGCCATGCTTCGAACACTGTTTGCAACTGTCAGCGATACAGCTATTGCGACCATGCAAGATGTTCTGGACTTGGGTGAAGACAGCCGTATGAACATGCCTTCAACTGTTGGAGGCAACTGGGAATGGCGGATGAAAGCCGAAGATTTAACCCAGGACCGCATAGACTTCTTAGTCAAAATGACTACACTATATCAACGAGGAAATAAAAATCATGAATAA
- the glgP gene encoding glycogen/starch/alpha-glucan family phosphorylase gives MNNFTTFAESKANKKLADMTNEEIYLQLLNYVKLSAADMPKNTGKRKVYYISAEFLIGKLLSNNLINLGVYKDIQAELAAAGKSLAQVEDVEPEPSLGNGGLGRLASCFVDSMSTLGINGEGVGLNYHCGLFKQVFKDNQQDAEPNFWIENDSWLIPTTISYDVPFKNFTLTSKLDRLDILGYKKDTKNYLNLFDIQSVNYGLIENGITFDKTAIQENLTLFLYPDDSDKNGELLRIYQQYFMVSNAAQLLIDEAIERGSNVRDLADYAYVQINDTHPSMVIPELIRLLTEKHGLEFAEAVAIVKNMTGYTNHTILAEALEKWPLSFLEEVVPHLVDIIKELDALVAKEVADVALHIIDESGRVHMAHMDIHFSNSVNGVAALHTEILKNSELKGFYELYPEKFNNKTNGITFRRWLEFANQDLADYIKELIGDEYLTDATKLEKLLAFADDKEVHAKLAEIKHNNKLALKRYLKDNKGIELDENSIIDTQIKRFHEYKRQQMNALYVIHKYLEIKNGNLPKRKITVIFGGKAAPAYIIAQDIIHLILCLSELINNDPEVSKYLNVHLVENYNVTVAEKLIPATDISEQISLASKEASGTGNMKFMLNGALTLGTMDGANVEIAELAGMDNIYTFGKDSDTIIDLYDKAGYVSADYYNGDANIKRAVDFIISDEVKALGNEERLGRLHHELISKDWFMTLIDLAEYIEVKEQVFADYEDQDAWNKKVVHNIAKAGFFSSDRTIEQYNEDIWHSK, from the coding sequence ATGAATAACTTTACTACATTTGCAGAAAGCAAAGCCAATAAGAAATTAGCCGACATGACCAACGAAGAAATCTATCTTCAGTTGCTCAACTATGTCAAACTATCAGCGGCAGATATGCCAAAAAACACAGGTAAACGCAAGGTTTACTATATCTCAGCAGAGTTCCTTATTGGTAAACTCTTGTCAAACAACTTGATCAACTTGGGTGTCTACAAAGACATTCAGGCAGAATTGGCAGCAGCTGGCAAGTCCTTGGCGCAGGTTGAAGACGTTGAACCAGAACCATCACTTGGTAACGGTGGTCTTGGCCGTTTGGCATCATGTTTTGTAGATTCGATGTCAACACTTGGTATCAACGGTGAGGGTGTTGGTCTCAACTACCACTGCGGTCTCTTCAAACAAGTCTTCAAGGACAACCAACAAGATGCAGAGCCAAACTTCTGGATTGAAAATGACTCTTGGTTGATTCCAACGACAATCAGCTACGATGTACCATTCAAAAACTTCACCTTGACATCTAAGTTGGACCGTTTGGATATTCTTGGTTACAAGAAAGACACTAAGAACTACCTCAACTTGTTTGATATCCAGTCTGTCAACTATGGCTTGATTGAAAATGGCATTACGTTTGACAAGACGGCTATTCAAGAAAACTTGACCCTCTTCTTGTATCCAGATGATTCAGACAAGAATGGTGAATTGCTCCGCATTTACCAACAATACTTCATGGTATCAAACGCTGCCCAGCTCTTGATTGATGAAGCGATTGAGCGTGGCTCAAATGTGCGTGACTTGGCAGACTATGCTTACGTTCAAATCAATGATACTCACCCATCAATGGTGATTCCTGAGTTGATTCGTCTTTTGACTGAAAAACACGGCTTGGAATTTGCAGAAGCAGTGGCCATCGTTAAGAACATGACTGGTTACACCAACCACACCATCTTGGCAGAAGCCCTTGAAAAATGGCCATTGTCATTCTTGGAAGAGGTAGTACCTCACTTAGTAGACATCATCAAGGAATTGGATGCCTTGGTTGCTAAGGAAGTAGCGGATGTTGCTCTTCACATCATCGACGAGTCTGGTCGTGTGCACATGGCTCACATGGATATCCACTTCTCAAACTCTGTCAACGGGGTTGCGGCTCTCCATACTGAAATTTTGAAAAACTCTGAGTTGAAAGGTTTCTACGAGCTTTACCCAGAGAAATTCAATAACAAGACAAACGGTATCACCTTCCGTCGTTGGTTGGAATTTGCTAACCAAGATCTTGCAGACTACATCAAGGAATTGATTGGCGATGAATACTTGACAGATGCGACTAAGCTTGAGAAATTGCTTGCTTTCGCAGATGACAAGGAAGTGCATGCTAAATTGGCTGAAATCAAACACAACAATAAATTGGCTCTTAAACGTTACCTCAAAGACAACAAGGGTATCGAATTGGACGAAAACTCTATTATCGATACACAAATCAAACGTTTCCACGAGTACAAACGCCAACAAATGAACGCCTTGTATGTCATCCACAAGTATCTTGAAATCAAGAATGGCAACCTGCCAAAACGTAAAATCACTGTTATCTTCGGTGGTAAAGCAGCTCCAGCTTATATTATCGCTCAAGACATCATTCATTTGATTCTTTGCTTGTCTGAGTTGATTAACAATGACCCAGAAGTGAGCAAGTACCTCAACGTTCACTTGGTAGAAAACTACAACGTAACGGTTGCTGAAAAACTGATTCCTGCGACTGACATCTCTGAGCAAATCTCATTGGCTTCTAAAGAAGCGTCAGGTACTGGTAACATGAAATTTATGTTGAACGGTGCTTTGACACTTGGTACTATGGACGGTGCTAACGTTGAGATTGCAGAATTAGCAGGCATGGATAACATCTACACATTTGGTAAGGATTCAGATACCATTATCGACTTGTACGACAAAGCTGGCTACGTGTCTGCGGACTACTACAATGGTGATGCCAACATCAAACGTGCGGTTGACTTTATCATTAGTGATGAAGTGAAAGCACTTGGTAATGAAGAACGCCTTGGTCGTCTTCACCATGAATTGATCTCGAAAGACTGGTTCATGACCTTGATTGACTTAGCAGAGTACATCGAAGTTAAAGAGCAAGTCTTTGCAGACTACGAAGATCAAGATGCATGGAACAAGAAAGTTGTTCACAATATTGCTAAAGCAGGATTCTTCTCATCTGACCGTACAATCGAGCAGTACAACGAAGACATCTGGCATAGTAAATAA
- a CDS encoding glycine betaine/L-proline ABC transporter ATP-binding protein, translating to MTLLEVKNLTKVFGKKQKAALEMVKQGKSKTEILKKTGATVGVYDANFSIQEGEIFVIMGLSGSGKSTLVRMLNRLIEPSSGSIVLDGQDISKMNAEELRQVRRHDMNMVFQSFALFPHKTILENTEFGLELRGVSKEERQAAAEKALENAGLLVFKDQYPDQLSGGMQQRVGLARALANKPKILLMDEAFSALDPLIRREMQDELLDLQASNQQTIIFISHDLNEALRIGDRIALMRDGKIMQIGTGEEILTNPANDFVREFMEDVDRSKVLTAQNIMIKPITATVELDGPQVALMRMRTEEVSMLMATNRRRELVGALTADAVIEARRKGLPLSDVIDKDVLTVSKDTVITDIMPLIYDSSAPIAVTDEHNKLLGVIIRGRVIEALANIPDDGTASETEEN from the coding sequence ATGACATTACTAGAAGTGAAAAATTTGACCAAAGTATTTGGTAAAAAGCAGAAGGCTGCCCTTGAAATGGTCAAACAGGGAAAATCAAAAACAGAAATTTTGAAGAAAACAGGTGCCACCGTTGGGGTCTACGATGCTAATTTTTCAATCCAAGAGGGCGAAATTTTTGTCATCATGGGTCTGTCGGGCTCAGGGAAATCAACTTTGGTGCGGATGCTCAATCGTTTGATAGAACCATCATCTGGTAGCATTGTCTTGGATGGTCAAGATATTTCAAAAATGAACGCTGAAGAGCTGCGGCAGGTGCGTCGCCACGATATGAACATGGTTTTCCAAAGTTTTGCCTTATTTCCACATAAGACGATTTTGGAAAACACAGAGTTCGGTCTGGAATTGCGTGGGGTATCAAAAGAAGAACGTCAGGCAGCGGCTGAGAAGGCATTGGAAAATGCAGGCTTGTTGGTCTTCAAGGATCAATACCCAGACCAACTGTCTGGTGGGATGCAACAGCGTGTCGGCTTGGCTAGAGCCTTGGCCAACAAACCGAAAATTCTCTTGATGGATGAGGCTTTTTCAGCCTTGGACCCGCTTATTCGTCGTGAAATGCAGGATGAGCTCTTGGATTTGCAAGCTAGCAATCAGCAAACCATCATCTTTATCAGTCACGACCTCAACGAGGCCTTGCGAATTGGTGATCGTATTGCTCTGATGAGGGACGGGAAAATCATGCAAATCGGTACTGGTGAGGAAATTTTGACCAATCCGGCCAATGATTTTGTTCGTGAATTTATGGAAGATGTCGATCGTTCCAAGGTCTTGACGGCACAAAATATTATGATTAAGCCGATTACGGCAACGGTTGAATTGGACGGGCCGCAAGTTGCTCTGATGCGCATGCGTACAGAGGAGGTTTCTATGTTGATGGCAACCAATCGTCGTCGGGAATTGGTGGGAGCCTTGACCGCAGATGCTGTTATCGAGGCGCGTCGTAAGGGCTTGCCACTGTCTGATGTCATTGATAAGGACGTTCTGACGGTTTCAAAAGATACAGTGATTACAGATATTATGCCTCTGATTTATGATTCGTCGGCGCCGATTGCCGTGACGGACGAGCACAATAAGCTCCTTGGGGTTATTATTCGCGGGCGCGTGATTGAAGCCTTGGCTAATATTCCAGATGATGGCACTGCGTCAGAAACAGAGGAAAACTAG
- a CDS encoding ABC transporter permease/substrate binding protein, which yields MLDLLQEKLPVAELVEALTSWLTTTFAGLFDILQAIGSTLMDWITNTLLFIHPLLFIGLATVAVWFLARKKWPLPVMTFLGLLFIYNQGLWDELINTLTLVIVASLISIVIGVPLGIWMAKNNTVKKIVNPILDFMQTMPAFVYLIPAVAFFGIGMVPGVFASVIFALPPTVRFTNLAIREISTELVEAADAFGSTSAQKLLKVELPLAKNTIMAGVNQTMMLALSMVVTGSMIGAPGLGREVLSALQKADIGNGFVSGISLVILAIILDRVTQAFNAKREIGQKSSTNKCIALAALLVFVGAALGRSFLALTSGNTEQGQTVTISHTQWDTEVASTTVIAKVLEEAGYHVKMVPLDNAVMWQSVANGDSDFSVSPWLPVTQASLYDKHKNQLDDLGPNMEGTKLGLVVPAYMDVTSIADLSNQATTTITGIEPGAGIMEAAENALQDYGNLSGWELTKASTGAMTTALEKAIANQDEIIVTGWSPHWMFSKYDLKYLDDPEGSFGSTENIHTIARKGLQEDMPQLYQIVDNFHWTSEDMESILLDMNEGMSPDDAAQKWIDVNRETVDQWLNE from the coding sequence ATTTTGGATTTATTGCAAGAAAAACTACCAGTGGCAGAGCTGGTAGAGGCCTTGACCAGTTGGTTGACCACGACCTTCGCAGGGCTGTTTGATATACTACAAGCCATCGGGAGTACCTTGATGGACTGGATCACCAACACCTTATTGTTCATTCATCCGCTCCTATTTATCGGATTAGCAACTGTAGCTGTATGGTTTTTGGCACGAAAAAAATGGCCCCTGCCAGTCATGACTTTCTTGGGCCTGCTCTTTATTTACAACCAAGGGTTGTGGGATGAATTGATCAACACCTTGACTCTGGTCATCGTAGCCAGCCTGATCTCGATTGTTATCGGGGTTCCTCTGGGAATTTGGATGGCCAAGAACAATACGGTCAAGAAAATTGTCAATCCGATTTTGGACTTTATGCAGACCATGCCGGCCTTTGTTTATCTGATTCCGGCGGTAGCCTTCTTCGGGATTGGCATGGTGCCAGGTGTCTTTGCATCAGTGATTTTCGCCCTACCGCCGACAGTTCGGTTTACTAATTTGGCGATCCGTGAAATTTCGACAGAGTTGGTTGAGGCAGCGGATGCTTTTGGTTCAACGTCGGCTCAGAAATTGCTTAAGGTTGAATTGCCCTTGGCTAAAAATACCATTATGGCTGGTGTCAATCAGACCATGATGTTGGCCCTGTCCATGGTGGTTACTGGTTCTATGATCGGGGCGCCAGGTCTGGGTCGTGAAGTCCTGTCTGCCCTTCAGAAGGCGGACATCGGGAATGGATTTGTATCTGGTATTTCCTTGGTTATCTTAGCGATTATCCTTGACCGTGTCACTCAGGCTTTCAATGCCAAACGTGAAATTGGACAAAAATCGTCAACCAACAAGTGCATCGCTCTAGCGGCCTTGCTGGTATTTGTCGGAGCAGCTTTGGGACGAAGCTTCCTAGCCTTGACTTCCGGAAATACAGAGCAGGGACAGACGGTGACCATTTCCCATACTCAGTGGGATACTGAGGTGGCGTCGACAACTGTCATTGCCAAGGTCTTGGAAGAGGCGGGCTACCACGTAAAAATGGTACCGCTGGATAATGCCGTCATGTGGCAGTCAGTTGCAAACGGGGACTCGGATTTCTCAGTCAGTCCTTGGTTGCCGGTCACACAGGCGTCGCTCTATGACAAACATAAGAACCAATTAGATGATTTGGGACCAAATATGGAAGGGACTAAGCTCGGATTGGTTGTCCCAGCCTATATGGATGTGACTAGCATTGCGGACCTGTCTAATCAGGCGACCACAACTATCACAGGGATTGAGCCCGGTGCTGGAATTATGGAGGCGGCTGAAAATGCCCTGCAAGACTATGGAAACTTGTCTGGTTGGGAATTGACCAAGGCCTCTACAGGTGCCATGACAACCGCTTTAGAAAAAGCGATTGCCAACCAAGACGAAATCATCGTAACGGGCTGGTCTCCGCACTGGATGTTCTCCAAATATGACTTGAAATACTTGGACGACCCAGAAGGTTCATTTGGTTCGACAGAAAATATCCATACGATTGCACGGAAAGGTCTACAAGAGGATATGCCTCAATTGTACCAAATTGTGGATAATTTCCACTGGACCTCTGAGGATATGGAGTCCATTCTTTTGGATATGAATGAGGGGATGTCTCCTGACGATGCCGCTCAAAAATGGATTGATGTCAACCGCGAAACGGTTGACCAATGGTTGAATGAGTAA
- a CDS encoding LPXTG cell wall anchor domain-containing protein: protein MKKHSYLYLAGLALAMATSPWATVKANTEPVSPETGTSLEAVNAPIASSTDLSATPASEELNTGEQAVDAETQITSMIDDMSTRQKITQMLMPDFRKWQTEGSEVVSDLTVVNEEIAEAIDGYDFGGVILFAENVKETEQTLNLTQDMQAAAVGNKAQNGNIPLLIAIDQEGGIVYRLGSGTALPGNMALGATRDPELARQAGEIIGRELSALGVNVDFAPVLDTNNNPQNPVIGLRSFSSNPELVASLGIPLMQGIQAHNVAVAAKHFPGHGDTATDSHTGLPLVDKSMEELAALELAPFKAAMDGGVDMIMTAHIQYPQIEKDTYVSKKSGEEIHIPATLSDDILTGIVRNQYGYDGIIVTDAMGMDAISQNFGESEAAIMAIQAGVDIVLMPTVLRNKLDLAKIDAIIDDIEAAVAQGHITEGMLDDSVRRILRLKAKRGVLDFDLAARTAEAANQAVGSDLNRDLERQIAASAVTVVKNDDTILPFKLTAGDHVLLLGAYNNELPGLDLGMRRLQADGVIPADVTFETVRYNAESSSESLKESLDKASHIILVSEIGRESHLASDHWLTRVPTEVVDYANSQGKLVVVMSISKPYDVANYPAAKAIVAVYGNKGMDPTEALRPDNAFGPNIPAGVEVIFAGLPHKGSLPVDIPLIKDGLLSTDQVAYPIGFGLSYDEPAKGILAVLPEAAKIGQEFPVTLELGDLKGIEKGTYQIRLHFDPALVDGVLSEGIKLEGNTFVVEKEAGDLSSIALSLKAKTSGSVAPILFVELVDQLGRIFSLGQAAYQGLTVLVTSDSKVVTTTPIDKDVKDQTAESNKDSNKDEVSTESTVSAEEESKKMETTTTQPVLPNTGDSQNISFLLLGLTGLASLAALKKKRS from the coding sequence ATGAAAAAGCATAGCTATTTGTACTTAGCAGGTCTTGCGCTTGCTATGGCGACAAGTCCATGGGCTACAGTCAAGGCCAATACGGAACCTGTTTCACCAGAAACAGGCACCAGTCTTGAAGCTGTGAATGCACCGATTGCCAGTTCCACAGACTTATCTGCAACTCCAGCTAGTGAGGAGCTTAACACTGGTGAACAAGCTGTAGATGCAGAGACGCAAATCACTAGCATGATTGACGACATGTCTACACGGCAAAAAATCACGCAGATGTTGATGCCGGATTTTCGTAAGTGGCAGACGGAAGGTAGCGAAGTGGTGAGCGACCTGACGGTTGTTAATGAAGAAATTGCAGAAGCGATTGATGGGTACGATTTTGGTGGCGTTATCCTCTTTGCGGAAAACGTAAAGGAAACGGAACAAACCCTCAATCTTACACAGGATATGCAAGCAGCTGCAGTTGGAAATAAGGCTCAGAATGGGAATATCCCTCTCTTGATTGCTATTGACCAGGAAGGGGGAATTGTTTATCGTCTGGGTTCAGGTACGGCCCTACCAGGGAATATGGCATTGGGTGCCACCCGTGATCCAGAGTTAGCTAGACAGGCTGGTGAGATTATCGGTAGGGAATTATCTGCTTTGGGTGTCAATGTGGATTTTGCGCCGGTATTGGATACAAATAATAATCCTCAAAACCCTGTTATCGGTCTGCGTTCCTTCTCATCTAATCCTGAACTTGTTGCCTCCCTAGGAATTCCTTTGATGCAGGGAATTCAGGCCCATAATGTGGCTGTAGCAGCTAAGCATTTCCCAGGCCATGGGGACACCGCAACCGACTCTCATACAGGTCTTCCTCTGGTAGATAAGTCAATGGAAGAATTGGCAGCCTTAGAATTAGCTCCGTTTAAAGCTGCTATGGATGGCGGAGTGGACATGATTATGACAGCTCATATCCAATACCCACAGATTGAGAAAGATACCTATGTTTCTAAAAAATCTGGCGAAGAAATTCATATTCCTGCTACCCTGTCTGATGATATTTTGACAGGCATTGTCCGCAATCAGTATGGCTATGATGGAATTATTGTTACGGATGCTATGGGTATGGACGCCATTTCTCAAAACTTTGGGGAATCCGAAGCAGCGATCATGGCCATACAAGCAGGTGTGGATATTGTCTTGATGCCAACAGTTTTGAGAAACAAGCTTGATTTAGCTAAAATCGATGCTATTATTGATGACATCGAAGCTGCAGTGGCGCAGGGACACATTACAGAAGGCATGCTGGATGATTCTGTTCGACGGATTTTACGTTTGAAAGCAAAACGCGGCGTATTGGACTTTGACTTGGCGGCAAGAACTGCAGAGGCAGCCAACCAGGCGGTAGGATCTGATTTGAATAGAGACCTGGAAAGACAAATTGCCGCCAGCGCGGTAACGGTGGTTAAGAACGATGATACTATCTTGCCATTTAAGTTGACTGCTGGTGACCATGTCTTATTATTGGGTGCCTATAATAACGAACTTCCTGGCCTTGATTTGGGAATGAGACGCTTGCAGGCGGATGGTGTTATACCAGCAGATGTTACATTTGAAACTGTCAGATACAATGCGGAATCTAGTTCGGAAAGCTTGAAAGAAAGTTTAGACAAAGCGAGTCATATTATCCTTGTGTCGGAAATTGGACGTGAATCTCATTTGGCTAGTGACCATTGGTTGACCAGGGTTCCTACTGAGGTTGTAGATTACGCTAATAGCCAAGGTAAGCTAGTTGTTGTCATGAGTATTTCCAAACCTTATGATGTTGCTAACTATCCAGCTGCTAAGGCAATTGTAGCAGTCTATGGTAACAAGGGAATGGATCCAACGGAGGCTCTCCGACCAGATAATGCGTTCGGTCCAAATATTCCAGCTGGGGTAGAAGTTATCTTTGCCGGCCTACCACACAAGGGTAGCTTGCCTGTAGACATACCTCTGATTAAGGATGGATTGCTCAGTACAGACCAGGTTGCCTACCCAATTGGTTTTGGATTGAGTTATGATGAGCCGGCCAAAGGCATTTTAGCCGTTCTGCCGGAAGCAGCTAAAATTGGTCAGGAATTCCCTGTGACACTAGAGTTGGGCGATCTCAAAGGCATTGAAAAAGGTACTTACCAAATTCGTTTACACTTTGATCCGGCTCTAGTAGATGGAGTTCTTTCAGAGGGAATCAAGCTTGAAGGGAATACCTTTGTGGTTGAAAAAGAAGCTGGTGATTTATCATCTATTGCATTGAGTCTCAAGGCTAAGACAAGTGGGTCAGTTGCACCGATTCTATTTGTGGAGCTGGTTGACCAGCTTGGACGAATCTTTAGCCTGGGGCAAGCAGCTTATCAAGGGCTGACGGTTTTAGTTACTTCTGATAGCAAGGTGGTTACAACGACTCCGATAGATAAAGACGTTAAGGACCAGACGGCCGAATCTAACAAGGACTCAAACAAGGACGAGGTTTCTACTGAGTCTACTGTTTCTGCTGAGGAAGAAAGCAAGAAAATGGAAACTACAACAACTCAACCAGTCCTGCCAAATACTGGTGACAGTCAAAATATTTCCTTCTTGTTGCTAGGTTTGACCGGCTTGGCATCCTTGGCTGCTTTGAAAAAGAAAAGAAGCTGA
- a CDS encoding UTRA domain-containing protein gives MSKYKKVYTDIKEKIEQNIWQANQEMPTENELMEIYSYSKDTIRKALSLLEMDGYIQKRQGRNSIILDHNLVRKPFVSELKTVSELNRSAHHQVQTELTNLYIVQGQPEAMKELEVDEKTDLYRVSRVRTIDGERLEYEISYFDRRIVPYLSKEIAESSIYQYLENDLGLEISHSRREISFRFATEEEKSLLDLAGYDMVVSVTSTTYLADGSPFQYGTITYRPDKVTFVSMAKR, from the coding sequence ATGAGTAAATACAAGAAAGTCTATACTGACATCAAGGAAAAAATCGAACAAAATATCTGGCAGGCCAATCAAGAGATGCCTACAGAAAATGAACTGATGGAGATTTATTCCTATTCCAAGGACACCATCCGCAAGGCACTATCTCTGTTGGAAATGGACGGCTATATCCAAAAACGTCAGGGACGAAACTCGATTATTTTGGACCATAACCTCGTTAGAAAACCATTTGTGTCCGAATTGAAGACCGTTAGTGAACTCAACCGCTCTGCCCATCATCAAGTCCAGACCGAATTGACCAACCTCTATATTGTCCAAGGTCAGCCAGAGGCCATGAAGGAATTGGAAGTGGATGAAAAAACGGATCTCTACCGTGTTAGCCGCGTTCGGACCATTGACGGTGAGCGATTAGAGTATGAGATTTCCTACTTTGACCGCAGGATTGTTCCCTATCTCAGCAAGGAAATCGCTGAGAGCTCCATTTATCAGTATTTGGAAAACGACCTTGGCTTAGAAATTTCCCATTCCCGCCGAGAAATCTCCTTCCGCTTTGCGACAGAAGAAGAAAAAAGCCTGCTAGACCTGGCAGGCTACGACATGGTGGTCTCTGTTACCAGTACCACCTATTTAGCAGACGGCAGTCCCTTCCAGTACGGCACCATCACCTACCGACCAGACAAGGTTACCTTTGTTTCAATGGCCAAACGGTGA
- a CDS encoding endonuclease/exonuclease/phosphatase family protein, whose translation MNLLTVNVHAWLEDDQHEKLDILAQTIVQKQYDVIALQEVNQLMTSPLVTKDLRQDNYGLVLLEKLKELGVTDYSYFWSNSHIGYDRYDEGIAFLTKLPVYEVDAFYCSQHKELTSILSRKIIGLTVAYGNELIDLYSCHINLPDSKEENQLENIRSIVERTSSGRLKILMGDFNTDALSNPQAYQAIKDLGLYDSYDLAEKKDRGITVEKAIDGWAGHSQEKRLDYVFLNQKRQVQSSRVIFNGDNLPIISDHFGVEVNISI comes from the coding sequence ATGAATTTACTAACAGTCAATGTTCATGCCTGGCTAGAAGATGACCAGCATGAGAAATTGGATATATTAGCTCAGACCATTGTCCAAAAGCAATACGATGTAATCGCTCTTCAGGAAGTCAATCAACTGATGACAAGTCCCTTGGTGACCAAAGACTTACGCCAAGACAATTATGGTTTGGTTTTGCTTGAAAAGCTGAAAGAGCTTGGAGTGACAGACTATTCTTATTTCTGGTCCAATTCCCATATTGGTTACGATAGATATGATGAAGGAATTGCCTTCTTGACTAAACTACCTGTCTATGAAGTAGATGCCTTCTACTGTAGTCAGCACAAAGAATTGACATCAATCCTTTCTCGCAAGATTATAGGATTGACGGTGGCATATGGGAATGAGTTGATAGATTTGTATTCCTGTCATATCAATCTTCCTGACAGTAAAGAAGAAAATCAGTTGGAGAATATTCGTTCGATTGTGGAACGGACAAGTTCGGGACGTTTGAAAATTCTAATGGGAGATTTCAATACGGATGCCCTGTCAAATCCACAAGCCTATCAAGCAATCAAGGACTTAGGTTTATATGATAGTTATGATTTGGCTGAGAAAAAGGATAGGGGAATCACCGTTGAAAAAGCCATTGATGGGTGGGCAGGTCATAGTCAGGAAAAACGTCTGGACTATGTGTTCTTAAATCAGAAAAGACAGGTTCAATCCAGTCGTGTGATTTTCAATGGAGATAATCTTCCCATTATTTCAGACCACTTTGGTGTGGAAGTTAACATTAGTATTTAA